In Roseibium algicola, the DNA window ATTCTGAACAATTTCTCCGACTTGTCTTCCATTGTCTTTAAGAGTTTTGCAGGGCTCGGGTTGCAGGCGACCGGGTCTCCGATCAGCGCCGATGATTTGATGAGGCCGGGTTTCGTTGCCACGGCCGGGTATGATGCGGCGCTGCCGCTGCTGGACGAGGTTTCGACACTCATCGGCCCGATCGCGTTCTTCGAGAATTTCGTGACCATCGTCGTCCTTCTGCTTGCCTGGATCGTTGTGCTGATCGCCTTTTTCATCCTGGCAATCCAGCTCTTCATCACGATCCTGGAATTCAAGCTGACGACACTCGCAGGCTTTGTGCTTGTTCCCTTTGCGCTCTGGAACAAGTCAGCTTTTCTTGCCGAACGGGTGCTCGGAAATGTGATTGCCGCCGGCATCAAGCTCATGGTGCTCGCCATTATTGTCGGTATTGGTTCGACGCTCTTCGGTGAGTTCGCGTCGTCCTTTTCCGGTGGCGACATCACGTTGGCGCAAGCCGCCTCGACAGTTCTCGGTGCTCTGTCGATCTTCATGCTCGGGATTTTTGGAACCGGTATTGCTGCCGGGCTAGTATCCGGCGCGCCGCAACTCGGCGCCGGCACTGTCGCTGGTTCCGCTGCAGGGCTGTTACTTGGCGGAGCAGCTGCGGGCGGTGTTGCGCTCGGAGCAGGCGGCGCTGTTGCTTCGGGT includes these proteins:
- the trbL gene encoding P-type conjugative transfer protein TrbL, coding for MDDLNVIDRFTETFVRYIDSGFGLLAPDIAFLTTILIGIDVTLAGLFWALSEDRSLLPSLVRKVLYVGAFAFILNNFSDLSSIVFKSFAGLGLQATGSPISADDLMRPGFVATAGYDAALPLLDEVSTLIGPIAFFENFVTIVVLLLAWIVVLIAFFILAIQLFITILEFKLTTLAGFVLVPFALWNKSAFLAERVLGNVIAAGIKLMVLAIIVGIGSTLFGEFASSFSGGDITLAQAASTVLGALSIFMLGIFGTGIAAGLVSGAPQLGAGTVAGSAAGLLLGGAAAGGVALGAGGAVASGGVGATRAAAAMAGGATASFQMSKTASGETGAAGIAAGVAGVVRAGAGTIGLGARKLATSATSGIRDSYENGERAASSTSGTAEANATRNSPGEPAKSGAPDWAHRLRREQRLREGVTIAAHTLRDGDRPVSGDTPKLDPND